From the Oxyura jamaicensis isolate SHBP4307 breed ruddy duck chromosome 31 unlocalized genomic scaffold, BPBGC_Ojam_1.0 oxy31_random_OJ73, whole genome shotgun sequence genome, one window contains:
- the SLC39A5 gene encoding zinc transporter ZIP5, whose protein sequence is GFVPLLSRGFFRSLLAFLVALAVGTLCGDALLHLWPHAQGRHQETPGEPWAAAVLQGLAVLGGIYLLFVVELLLGMLRRGREATRRPPGEAPDAATGVLAPSRGGAELRCLTAPEPEPEPKPQGPPHGPPHGHSHGHSHGPVLPPSPRATDLAWMVVLGDGIHNLTDGLAIGVSFSHSLSSGLSTALAVLCHELPHELGDLAVLLRAGLAPRTLLLLNLLSALLSCLGAAVGAAVGQSAAHLTPWILTVTAGTFLYVALADMLPEVLRGPGEGTWGHFVLQNAGFLLGSGIMLGIALAEGHVSAWLQP, encoded by the exons GGCTTCGTCCCGCTGCTGAGCCGCGGCTTCTTCCGCTCGCTGCTGGCCTTCCTGGTGGCGCTGGCCGTGGGCACGCTCTGCGGGGACGCCCTGCTCCACCTCTGGCCCCAC GCCCAGGGGCGGCACCAGGAGACGCCGGGGGAGCCGTGGGCCGCGGcggtgctgcaggggctggcggtgctggggggcaTCTACCTGCTCTTCGTGGTGGAGCTTCTCCTGGGGATGCTGCGGCGCGGCCGCGAGGCCACG CGACGCCCCCCCGGAGAGGCCCCCGACGCGGCCACTGGGGTCCTGGCCCCGTCTCGCGGCG GGGCTGAGCTGCGATGCCTGACAGCCCCGGAGCCCGAGCCGGAGCCCAAaccccagggacccccccaCGGACCCCCCCACGGACACTCCCACGGACACTCCCACGGCCCTgtgctgccccccagccccagggccacTGACCTGGCGTGgatggtggtgctgggggatgGGATCCACAACCTGACGGATGGGCTGGCCATCG GTGTTTCCTTCTCCCACAGCCTCTCCAGTGGCCTCAGCACGGCGCTGGCCGTGCTCTGCCATGAGCTGCCCCACGAGCTGG GGGACCTGGCGGTGCTGCTGCGGGCGGGCCTGGCGCCGCGCACCCTCCTGCTCCTCAACCTGCTCTCggccctgctctcctgcctggGGGCGGCCGTGGGGGCGGCCGTGGGGCAGAGCGCGGCGCACCTCACCCCATGGATCCTCACCGTCACCGCCGGCACCTTCCTCTACGTGGCCCTGGCTGACATG ctccccgagGTGCTGCGGGGTCCTGGTGAGGGCACCTGGGGCCACTTCGTGCTGCAGAACGCGGGGTTCCTGCTGGGCAGCGGCATCATGCTGGGCATCGCCCTGGCCGAGGGCCACGTcagtgcctggctgcagccctga
- the ANKRD52 gene encoding serine/threonine-protein phosphatase 6 regulatory ankyrin repeat subunit C, whose amino-acid sequence MVNLLLNKGASLSTCDKKDRQPIHWAAFLGHLEVLKLLVARGADVMCKDKKGYTLLHTAAASGQIEVVRHLLRLGVEIDEPNSFGNTALHIACYMGQDAVANELVNYGANVNQPNEKGFTPLHFAAVSTNGALCLELLVNNGADVNFQSKEGKSPLHMAAIHGRFTRSQILIQNGSEIDCADKYGNTPLHVAARYGHELLISTLMTNGADTARRGIHDMFPLHLAVLFGFSDCCRKLLSSGQLYSIVSSLSNEHVLSAGFDINTPDNLGRTCLHAAASGGNVECLNLLLSSGADLRRRDKFGRTPLHYAAANGSYQCTVTLVTAGASINEADCKGCTPLHYAAASDTYRRAETHSGNSHDTDEEPLKESRLKEAFFCLEFLLDNGADPSLRDKQGYTAVHYAAAYGNRQNLELLLEMSFNCLEDVESTIPVSPLHLAAYNGHCEALKTLAETLVNLDVRDHKGRTALYLATERGSTECVEVLTSHGASALVKERKRKWTPLHAAAANGNTDSLHLLIDSGERADITDVMDIHGQTPLMLAIMNGHVDCVHLLLEKGSTADAADKRGRTALHRGAVTGCEDCLAALLDHDAFVLCRDFKGRTPIHFASACGHLEILRTLLQAALSTDPLDSVVDYSGYSPMHWASYSGHEDCLELLLEHNPFAYLEGNPFTPLHCAVINNQDGTAEMLVEALGAKIVNSRDAKGRTPLHAAAFADNIHGLQLLLRHQAEVDTTDKLGRTPLMMASENGHTAAVEFLLYQAKANITVLDVNKNTALHLACSKGHEKCALLILGETQDLGLINASNSALQMPLHIAARNGLAAVVQALLSRGATVLAVDEEGHTPALACAPNKDVADCLALILSTMKPFPPKDAISSFSFNLLKNCGIAAKTAACGALPNGSTCPYGKDRHNAIGLDGCYSE is encoded by the exons ATGGTGAACCTGCTGTTAAACAAAGGGGCCAGCCTGAGTACTTGCGACAAGAAGGATCGCCAGCCCATCCACTGGGCAGCTTTTCTGG GGCATTTGGAAGTTCTGAAGCTGCTGGTGGCCCGGGGAGCCGACGTGATGTGTAAGGACAAGAAGGGCTACACCCTGCTGCACACGGCGGCAGCCAGCGGCCAGATCGAGGTCGTGCGTCACCTGCTGAGGCTGGGCGTGGAG ATCGACGAACCGAACTCCTTCGGTAACACTGCACTTCACATCGCCTGTTACATGGGCCAAGATGCCGTGGCCAACGAACTGGTCAATTACGGCGCCAACGTCAATCAGCCTAACGAGAAGGGCTTCACCCCTCTGCACTTTGCTGCCGTCTCCACCAACGGGGCCCTGTGCCTGGAGCTCCTCGTGAACAACGGGGCCGACGTCAACTTTCAG agtAAGGAAGGGAAGAGCCCCTTGCACATGGCTGCCATCCACGGGCGGTTCACGCGTTCGCAGATCCTCATTCAGAATG GCAGTGAGATTGACTGTGCTGACAAATACGGCAATACCCCCCTCCACGTTGCTGCTAGATATGGCCACGAGCTGCTAATTAGTACTTTGATGACGAATGGTGCTGACACTGCAAG GCGTGGGATCCACGACATGTTCCCTCTGCACTTAGCTGTTCTCTTTGGATTTTCAGACTGTTGTCGTAAGCTACTTTCCTCAG GTCAGTTGTACAGTATCGTCTCCTCGCTGAGCAATGAGCACGTGCTGTCCGCAGGCTTCGATATCAACACACCTGACAACCTTGGGAGGACTTGCCTCCacgctgctgcttctggagg GAACGTTGAATGTCTTAATTTGCTGTTGAGCAGCGGTGCTGACTTGAGGAGGAGAGATAAATTTGGAAG GACTCCACTGCACTACGCAGCTGCCAACGGCAGCTACCAGTGTACGGTGACGCTGGTCACTGCGGGAGCCAGTATTAACGAGGCTGACTGTAAAGGCTGTACCCCCTTACACTATGCTGCTGCTTCGGACACGTACAGGAG AGCAGAGACTCATTCAGGAAACAGCCATGACACTGACGAGGAGCCGCTGAAGGAGTCCAGGCTGAAGGAGGCGTTCTT TTGTTTAGAGTTCTTGCTGGATAATGGTGCTGACCCATCCCTCCGGGACAAGCAGGGATATACTGCTGTCCACTATGCAGCTGCGTACGGCAACAGGCAGAACCTTGAGCTG CTTCTGGAAATGTCTTTTAACTGCCTGGAGGATGTGGAAAGCACCATTCCAGTCAGCCCTTTGCACTTAGCT GCCTATAATGGTCACTGTGAAGCCCTAAAGACACTTGCCGAAACCCTCGTGAACCTCGACGTGCGGGACCACAAGGGGCGGACGGCGCTGTACCTCGCCACGGAGAGAGGCTCCACGGAGTGCGTGGAGGTGCTCACCAGCCACGGCGCCTCCGCCCTggtgaaggagaggaagaggaagtggACCCCTCTGCACGCCGCAG CTGCCAACGGGAACACCGATTCCCTGCACCTCCTGATAGACAGCGGGGAGCGGGCAGACATCACCGACGTCATGGACATCCACGGCCA AACCCCGCTGATGCTGGCGATCATGAACGGCCACGTTGACTGTGTCCACCTCCTGCTGGAGAAGGGCTCCACAGCTGACGCAGCGGACAAGAGGGGAAGGACCGCGCTGCATCGAGGG GCTGTGACGGGCTGTGAGGACTGCCTGGCTGCCCTGCTGGACCACGATGCCTTCGTTCTGTGTCGGGATTTCAAAGGCCGGACCCCGATCCACTTTGCTTCGGCATGCGGACACTTGGAAATCCTGCGgaccctgctgcaggcagccctctCTACTGACCCTCTGGACTCTGTGGTGGACTATAGCGGTTACTCACCGATGCACTGGGCTTCGTACAGCG GGCATGAAGATTGTCTTGAATTGTTACTTGAACACAATCCATTTGCGTACCTAGAAGGAAATCCCTTTACTCCATTGCACTGTGCAGT AATTAACAACCAGGACGGCACTGCTGAAATGCTGGTGGAAGCATTAGGTGCCAAGATTGTTAATAGCAGAGATGCCAAAGGAAG GACACCCCTTCACGCTGCTGCCTTTGCAGACAACATCCATGGTTTACAGCTGCTTCTGCGCCACCAAGCCGAGGTGGACACGACTGACAAGCTGGGGAGGACTCCCCTCATGATGGCTTCAGAGAACGGGCACACCGCAGCAGTCG AGTTCCTGCTGTAtcaagcaaaagcaaatataaCTGTGCTGGATGTCAACAAGAACACAGCTCTTCACCTGGCCTGCAGCAAG GGTCATGAAAAGTGTGCCTTGTTGATCCTGGGGGAAACCCAAGACCTTGGCCTTATCAATGCAAGTAACAGTGCTCTGCAGAT gcCGCTCCACATCGCAGCGCGGAACGGGCTGGCCGCCGTCGTCCAGGCCCTGCTCAGCAGAGGTGCCACCGTGCTGGCTGTGGATGAAGAAG GTCATACCCCAGCCTTGGCATGCGCTCCCAACAAGGACGTAGCCGACTGCCTGGCACTTATCCTCTCCACCATGAAGCCTTTCCCACCTAAAGACGCCATCAGCTCTTTCAGCTTCAACCTCCTCAAGAACTGCGGCATTGCAGCCAAAACCGCGGCCTGCGGGGCCCTGCCCAACGGCAGCACCTGCCCCTACGGCAAGGACCGGCACAATGCCATCGGCTTGGACGGCTGTTACTCGGAGTAG